AATGGAAGACATTGAGCTTGTGCTGCGCCATCGCATCCAGCATCCGCTTCACTTCGGCCGGTGGCTCGAAGTGTCGCGCCACGTCGAGCATCAGGCCGCGCCAGGCGAAACGCGGCCAATCCGCGACATGCACATAGGGCACGGTAACGGCACCCTTGGCCGCATCGGGTGTCAACAGCTGCCATGCGCTGACGGCACCGTAGAACAGACCCGCGGCATCGCGTGCGTGGATATCGAGGCCGCGGGCGTCGACGTCGAGCACGTAACCTTCCGCCTGGGACACGCTGGCGGAGGGATCGCTGCGGATCACGATGTCACCCCGGCTCGTCGCCGACGCGTCTTCGACGACCGGCAACGACAGCCCCCGCGTACGCACCAGCAGGTCGGCGAGATAGTGCGCCGCGTCTGCCGCCGCCCGATCACCGGGCTTCACGTGAATGACAGCAGCGGCACTGATCGCATAGCCGCCCTGCTCCACTGTCATCCTGGCCGGCAACGGAATGATCGACGGCGTGGTCGCCTGCGCGCTGCAAGCAAAACCGAGCAGGCAGGCCAGCGCCAGGCCACGCACGGCGTCATGGCGCATGTCAGCGGACCGCATTGGGCAGCTCGTCCCAGACCTTCGGGTCTTCCGCACCCAGCACCCACGCGCAGAACCCTTCCAGGCCGTACTGCTTGACCACGTCATAGCGATCGCGGAACGCATGGGCGTCCGGCAGGAAGACCCATTCGCGCATCTGGTCGCGATAGAAGTAGAACCACGACTCATGCTCCACCGGGTCCCACTGCATGGTCGCGTTGAATTGCCTGGCAAGCGGGAACGACTCATCGGCATCGATGTACTGCGCCGAGATATTGGACTTCTCCTTGCCGTCCTCACCCACCGGATCGCCGGCGAACCAGTGATAGCCGTACAGCGCGATACCCAACGAGAGCTTCTCCTTCGGCACCACCTTCAGTGCGTACTGGAGGTTGTCCATCACCCACGGCATCCCGGCCACCGGACCCGGCGTGGTCCAGCGCGTGTGCTGGTCGTAGGTCATCAGGCAGACCAGATCGAGCGCCTGGCCCAGCGCCTTGAGGTCATAGGCACCGCGCCAGTACTCCCACATCCACTTGCCGAACGGCCCGCGGCCCGCATAGCCCGGCGCGTTGGGCACGACGGCCATCGACAGCTTGAGGCCGTGCTTGTGCAACGCTTCGGCGGTCTGTCGCGCCAGCAGGGTCAACGCATCGCGATCGGTCCAGGCGATGTTTTCGAAATCGAACTGGAAGCCGGTGAACCCATAGAGCTTCGCCTGCTCGATCATGCCGTTGATCATGGCCTTCTTGGCCGTTTCATCGCCCAGCAGATCGTGGAACTTCTTGCGGTCGCCACCGGCGGAGATGATCGGCATCACCGGCAGATGATGCGCCTTGGCGAGATTGAGCACGTACATGTTGGGCGCGCCCGACACCAGGCCGTTCTCATCGACGCCGAACCAGGTGGGCACCAGCAGGTCGATCTTGTCGATATGCGCCTCGAGCGAGTTGATCGATTTCTGCGAATCCATCATGTAGAACAGCGCCGTGGGCGCCTTGGCGAAGACGCTTGTCGACGCAAGCGCGAGAGATAGCCACAGGGCGAGGGAGATCCATCGTTTCATGGTGCAGCCTTGAGCGAGTTCGGCGTGGAGAAGCTGATGCGGTACACGTACGCATCGCTGCCGATGGGTCGGGAAGGAAGACGCAGGTGCAAGCCACCGGCGTCCTGGGTGAAGGAAAGGGAGCGGCCATCGGCCACCGCGTCGACGCGCGTCACCTTGTCGGCGGGCGTGATCGAATGGATGGTTGCCTCGCCCTTGTCGGGCCAGCCCAGCTCGATGGCGTATAGCTTGCCGCCGCGGGTGGTGAAGCGGAAATCCTCGGCGGTATACGGCTTGGTCTTGGTGTCCTGGAAGGTGCCGGCCGCCACTTCGGTCGGGCCTTCGCCGAAGGTGCGCCACGGCTTGCTGCCGTAGATCGCCTCGCCGTTCGCCTTCAGCCAGCCGCCGATGCTGCGCAGCGTGTCCTGTGCGCCCTGCGGGATGGTGCCGTCCGCGCGCGGTCCGACGTTGAGCATGAGGTTGCCGTTCTTGCTGACCACGTCCGCCAGCAGGTGAATGATGAAGGTCGGCGACTTGTACGTATCGTGTTCGATGTAGCCCCACGAGTCGTTGCTGATCGAGGTATCGGTCTGCCAATGCGAGGCGTGGATGCCGCGCAACTGGCCGCGCTCGATGTCCAGCGTGCCGGCACCCTCCGGGAAATCGCCCAGCTTGTAGTTCACCACCACGCCGTCGCGCTTGGCGCCTTCGTTGTAGTAGTACGAGAGAAAGGTCGGCAGCGTGTTGCGGAAGGTGGGATGGCCTATCCACCAGTCGAAATAGATCAGATCCGGGTGGTATTTGTCGGTCAGCTCGGCGGTACGCGCGAGCCAGTCATCCAGCCACGCCTGCGAGACATAGGTCCAATCCTCCGCCAGGTTCTGGTCATCGCCCGTACCCAGATGGGCCACGGCCGGTCCATACAGCTCGGCATTGCGCGGATCGTTGACGTCCGAATCGAATCGACGGCCGCCGTCGAAGAACCAGTCGTGCTCGGCGCGATGGGAGGACACGCCAAAGCGCATGCCCTGCCCTCGCACGGCGCGCTCCAGCTCACCGATCACGTCGCGCTTCGGCCCCTTCTTCACCGCGGTCCAGTCCGACAGCGCCGAGTCGTACATCGCAAAGCCATCATGATGCTCGGCCACGGGCACGACATAGCGCGCGCCTGCCTCGTGGAAAAGCTGTGCCCAGGCCTTCGGATCGAAATGCTCGGCCTTGAACATCGGCACGAAATCCTTGTAGCCGAACGTCGACTGCGGGCCGTAAGTCGCCACGTGATGGGCGAACTCCTTGGTGCCCTGCTGGTACATGTTGCGTGAGTACCACTCGCTGCCGAACGCTGGCACCGAATAGACGCCCCAATGGATGAAGATGCCGAACTTGGCATCGTCATACCACGCCGGGGACCGATACTTTTCCAGCGAGGTCCAGTCACTGCGGAACGGCCCCTGGTCCGCGGCTTGCGTCACGCGATCAAGGATGGCCTTTCGCTGCGGCGCGAATTTAGCGGCGGCCTGCTGCCAGGCCAGGCTCTGCGCCGCGGGCGACAAGGTATCCGCCGTGGGTGCCGTGGCCGATTGCGCCAGTGCGGCAGCGCAGGCGAGCCAGCCGGCGAGCAGGACACCGCAGGTGACAGGTTTGATCATGGCTGCTTGTTCCCGTCGGGAAGAAAGTGGGCGCTCCCGATGTTCAAGGGATGGTAGTCGCTGGTCACGCCGCCGGCCCGTACACCTTCCGGCGATATCACATCCACCATCAGGTGCACGGCAGCGTCCTTGCCTGCAGCCTGCCAGGCGCCTTCAAAACGGACAGGCTGCGCCAGGTCGACCAACGGCTTTTCGCCATGGGCAAGTTCGTGGCCACGGTCATCCATCGCTCGCCAGTGCGCGACATAACCCTGCATCGGATACGAAGGCAGGTGCGTGCTCGCGTAGCCGGATACCGTAGCCTGGAATCCCCGCAGGCCGTCCTTGTCGACGCGCCATTGCGTGGTCACCGACAAGGGGCGGTTGCGCGCTTCGTAGACGAAGTACGACGGCCGACGCTGGCGGTTCTCGTCCACCACGCCATGGTCGACATAACCTTCGGTCTGCCCGGGCCACAGGTTGCGATGCGACTTGTAGTCCTGATAGGTCCAGAAGATCACGCCGCCGATGAAGCTGCGGCGCTGGAAGGCATCCATCTGCTGCACGAGGTTCTCGCTGCGCGCCTTGTCCGCGGACGCCGCATCAGGCGAAAACACGCCCGGATAGCCGAACTCGGAGATGATCACCATCTTGTCCGGATAGGCGCGATCCATGAAATCGAGCCAACCCTCCACGTCACCACCACCGCCGCTCCAGGAGCCGAAGTAGGCGTTGGCCATGATGAAATCGACGTCATGCATCACCGGAGCGTCCTTCCACGGCCTGATGCTGATGTCGGCATCGGCGAAGGTCACGTAACGCCCCGGATCGATCCTGCGGATCAGCGACGCCATCGCGTCGACATAGGCACGACCGCCAGGCGTGGAGGCATCGCTTTCATTGCATACGCTCCACGCGAAGATGCTGGCGTGGTTGCCGTCCTGCTCGATCATTTCGCGCATCATGTCCTGCGCGAGCGCGAGCAGTTTCGGGCTCTTCAACTGCGCCTCGCTGAACTGCCAGACGGGAATTTCCGGCACCAGCAGGATGCCGTGACGATCGGCGAAATCCAGCACGGCATCGTTCTGCGGATAGTGCACGGGCCGCGTAAGCGTCGTATGCAGCGCGGCAATGTCGAGCCAGTCGCGGCGGATCGTTCCTACCGATTCGGCCAGCCCTTCCCAGGGCGAGTCTTCGTGGCGCGTCAACCCGCTCAGGCGCACGGGCTTGCCGTTGACGTAGAGGCGCCGGTCACGGATGGCGATGTCACGCACGCCGAACGTGTCGCTGCGCGAATCGAGCACGGTGCCGTCGGCGGCTTGCAGCTCCGTCACCCATTGGTACAGACGGCCATCACCGATGTTCCAGAGCTGCGGATGTGGAAGGTTCGCATGCAGCGCCACCGATGCCGATTGCCCTGCCCTTGCATCGATGTCGGCTTGCGCCTGGGCAACCGTCTTGCCATCGGGATCGATGATGCGGGCCGTCACGCGGTAGCGGCCATCGTTCCGGTCGACGTTCTCGACGAATACCTGCGTATCGATGTCCGCCGCGCCGCCGCCGAGCCTGGTCGCGATGCGCTGGCGTCGGATCAGCGCTTGGTCGTGGGCGGTCAGCCACACATCGCGGACGATGCCGCCATAGTGCCACCAGTCGTACCACACGTTGCCGCTGGCAGCCTGGCGCATGGCATAGCCGGGGATGGTCGCCATGCCGGGGCGGTTGTCCAACCGCACGGCAATCCGGTTCTCACCCGCATGGAGTCGTGGGCCCACGTCGAAGCCGTATGCCGTGTGTCCACCCTCGTGTCCACCGACCTCCACGCCGTTTACCCATACGCGGCTGCGATAGAACGTGGCGCCGAAGTGCAGCTCGATGTGCGACGACAGCAAGGATGCGGGGATGACGAAGCGCTTGAAGTACCAGGCGACGCCTTCGTAATCGTCATCGCGGCCGATGTTCCAGGTGTGCGGCACGTCGATCGCGCGCGTATCCGGAGGCGTCGCATCGGCCCACCCCGCACGGACGCCTGCATCGGCCGCATCAGTGCGGAATCGCCAGTCGTGATCGAGGTCGATACGCGCCTGCGCGCAGCCAGGCATCGGCCACCACAGCAGCAGGCACAGCACCGCGATGGCGCGCATCGCGGTCAAGCTGATTCTCCGCCCTTGCCCGGCCTGCGACATGACTCCGCATGATGGGAATCGCGTCCTCGCGCCGGGCACGGCATCACTGGCTCATCCTCCAATTCGCAGCGCCGAGCACGCCCCATTGGCCGTGTTCGACCACGAATACCGGCGTGCTGTCCAGGAACGAACGCATCACACCCTTGTCCATGAAGCGCTCGGCGAATGGACCGGCGCGCAGCACGCTCGCAAGGCGCGCAAGGAAACCGCCCGCGAGGCAAACGCCGCCGCTCGCATTGAAGGCAACGGCCACGTCTCCGCAGAAGGCGCCCAGCCAGCGACAGAAGTAGTCGACGGTTTCCATCGCCACGGCATCGGTGCCCGCCAACGCGGCGGCGGTGATTTCGCTGGGATCCGCCAACGATGCATGCGCGCACCGCACCGCGGCCACGGCGCGATAGAGGCGGCGCAACCCCGGGCCGCTCAATACGTGCTCGTAGGACACGTAGCCATCGACCGGCCCCAGTTCGGCGCGAATGGCCTGCTCGATGCCCGGACGGGCGGCCAATTCCATCTGCCCGGCTTCGGTATGCAGTACGCGAACCGGTCGACCGGGCAGCCACAGCGCCGCGCCCAGCCCGGTTCCGGGGCCAACGACTACGACGGCACCCTTTGGATCCGCGGTGCCGTCCACGATGGAGACCGCATCGCGCGGACCAAAGTGGCCCACGGCGTGCGCGAACGCCTCGAAGTCGTTCAGCACGTCGATGGAGGCAAACCCGGCATCCGCCTTCAGTTGCTCCAGCGTGATGGGCCACGCCAGGTTCTCGTTGACGACGGCGCCGCGATCGACGAACCCCGCGCAGGCCAGCACCAGCGCGTCCGGATGGACGGCATGGTGGCGGCAGAAGTCGCCAAGAATCCCGGCCAGCGAGCCGTACTCGGCACAGCGATAGGTCCGGTAGGCAATGAGGTCGGGCCGACCGGTGGCGGCATGGGGCACTACCAGCCCGATGCGTGCATGCGTGCCGCCCACATCGGCCGCGAGAAAGGACGAAGCCATCGAGTCACGGCCGTCCAGACGGCTGATCGGGATCGGCTCGCTGAGGTCCGTGGCTCGATCGGTCTGCATGGCCTCATGGCCCCCATCCGACAACGGCATCATCACCCCACCCCGCTGGACATGCCCGCCTGATACATAAAGGAATCAAGGCGATCCCAAGAAGGCCACGGATCGCAACCATGCGCGGGATCGCGTGCGGCGCGTCAGGATTCCCGCCCCGCCATGCGATCATATATAAACCTAGTTTTTATATGTGCACAAGTAGTAGGATGCCGTGGAGGCGCCCCGGCCCAGCCGGCCGGGCCCGCTTGCACACTTCATTCGCCTCGCGTGAGGCGGGTCAGGGAGCGTTGATGCCGGTTCAGCACAAAGACCACGGGCAGTCCGGGAAGCCTGATGCCGGCCATGTCCGGCTCGCGTCCCTCGCCTTCGGCGGGGCGCCCGCCGGCAACCTGTACACGGGCGTGGATGACGCCGCCGCGCTGGCGGCGATCGGGCACGCGTGGGGCGAAGGCATCCGGCACTTCGACACCGCCCCTTATTACGGCTATGGCCTGAGCGAAACGCGCATCGGCGACGCTCTCCAAGGCATCGAGCGCTCCAGCTATACGTTGTCGACGAAGGTGGGCCGACTCATCGACACGGCTCACGGCCGCCACGATCGCGCCGACGGTTTTGCGGTGGACGGGCGCCGTGCGTATTTCGATTACACGCGCGACGGCATCCTTCGCAGCCTGGAAAGCAGCATCCGGCGGCTTCGCACCGAACGCATCGACCTGCTGCTGTTGCACGACATCGGCGAACTCACCCATGGCCCGCGCCACCCCCAGGTGCTTGCTCAGGCATTGGATGAGGCGCTGCCAGCCATGGCGGAATTGCGCGACCAGGGCGTCGTCGGTGGCATCGGCCTTGGCGTCAACGAAGAGGCCGTATGCCTGGAAGTGATGCGACGCTTTCCGCTCGACGCCATCATGCTGGCCGGTCGCTACACGCTGTTCGAACAGTCGCACAGCAAGTCGGTGATGGCGAAGGCACAGGCCGATGGCGTGAAGGTACTGGTCGCCGGCCCCTACAACTCCGGCCTGCTCGGCGCGGATGCGGGCCCCGGCGACACCTACGACTACGCACCGGCATCGCCCGCCATCAAGGCGCGCGCGCAACGGTTCTATGACGTATGCGCGCGCACCGGCGCCAGCGTGGGCGCGGCCGCACTGCAGTTCCCCATGGCGCATCCGGCGGTGACGAACGTCGTGTGCGGCCTGCGCTCCACCGCCGAGGTGGACAGCGCCGTCGAACGCGTCCGCACCTCCGTTCCCGCCGCCACCTGGACGGCGCTGGTCGAGGCCGGACTGCTCGATGCGGAGGCGCCCACGCCATGATCATCGACGCGCACCGCCACTACTGGGATCCGTCGCGACTGCAATACGGCTGGCTGGCGCATGCACCGGCCACGCTGCAGCGCGCGTTTCTTCCGCCCGACATGGCGGCGACGCACGACGCCTGCATCCTCGTACAGGCCGCGCCGGATGAGCGCGAGACGCTGTTCCTGTTCGACCTGGCACGACAGACCGATGACGTGCTCGGTGTCGTCGGCTGGGTGGACATGGAGGCGGACGATGCGACGCAACGCATCGCCGCCCTCGTCGAACAAGGACAAGGCCTGCTGCGCGGCATTCGCCCGATGGTGCAGGACATCCCGGATATCGAATGGCTGGCCCGCCCCTCGCTCGATCGCGCCTTCGATTGCCTGCGCGATCACGGGCTGGTCTTCGATGCGCTGGTGGACAATCGCCACCTGCGTGCGCTCTCCCATCGACTGACCCGGCATCCGGGCCTGATCACAGTGGTCGATCACGCTGCCAAGCCAAACATCGCCGACCGTGAATTCGCCGAATGGGCCAGTGCGATCGCACGCGTCGCCCAGGTGCCGGACGTCGCCTGCAAGCTGTCCGGCCTGCTGACGCTGACCGGCACGGGCGCCGATGCGGCCGCCATCGAGCCTTTCGTCGCGCACGTCTTCGAAAGCTTTGGCGGCCGGCGCGTGATGTGGGGCAGCGACTGGCCCGTGCTCACCACGCACGCATCGTACGAACAGTGGAAGGCGCTCGCGCAGCAACTGGTGCGCCGCTTTGCGCCACGCCACGAAGCCGCGGTGTTCGGCGCCACCGCCGTGGCGACCTACTCACTCAACGACTGCACGACGGCATCAGGGAGAACGGCATGAACGCTCATTCCGTGGGCTCGACTTCAATCACCATGGGACGCGAACCGTGAGCGGGCGCCTCGCAGGCAAGCACGCCCTGGTGACGGCGGCCGGCGCCGGCATCGGTCGCGCCACCGCCCTCGCCTTCGCCGAAGCGGGTGCCCAGGTACTGGCGACGGATATCAGCGAGGACAGTCTCGCCGCCCTCGCCTCCAGCCATCAGGGCATCCGCACGCAGCTCCTCGATGTCACCGATGCGAGCGCGATCCAGTCGCTGGCCGCATCCGTCGAGCGCGTCGACGTGCTGTTCAATTGCGCGGGCTATGTGCACGCCGGCACGATCCTCGATACGGACGATGCGAGTTGGCGGCGCTCGTTCGCCATCAACGTGGACAGCATGTTCCACCTGTGCCGCGCGCTGCTTCCCGGCATGCTGAAACAGGGCTCGGGCAGCATCATCAACATGTCCTCGGTCGCGTCGAGCATCAAGGGCGTGCCCAACCGTTTTGCCTACGGCACGACCAAGGCGGCCGTGATCGGACTGACACGCGCCATCGCCGCCGACTACGTGGCGGCAGGCATCCGCTGCAACGCGATCTGCCCGGGCACGGTGAAAACACCGTCGCTCGGCGAGCGCGTGCGCGCCTTGGGTGGCGATGAAGAAGCGGCCTGGCGCGGCTTTACCTCCCGGCAGCCGATGGGCCGCCTCGGTGAACCCGAGGAAATCGCCGCACTCGCGCTCTATCTCGCCTCCGACGAATCGTCCTTTACCACCGGCACCATCCACGTCGTGGATGGCGGCTGGTCGAACTGATGGAAGTACCCGCATGAAACTCTGCCGTTATGGAGCACCCGGCGCGGAAAAGCCCGGCCTGATCGACAGCCACGGCCTGATCCGCGATCTCTCCGCCGTCATCGACGACATCTCCGCCGACGTGCTCGGCCGCGAAGGCCTGCGCCGCCTGATGGCACTCGATGCCTCCACGCTGCCGCTGGTCGAAGGCTCGCCCCGCTTCGGCACGCCCGTGGCCCATGTCGGCAAGATGCTCTGCGTGGGCATGAACTACGCCGACCACGCCGCGGAAACCCATGCACCGGTACCCGAGCAGCCCGTGCTCTTCATGAAGGCCACCACGGCCATCGGCGGCGCCAACGACGCGATCGTGATCCCGCGCGGCTCGGTGAAGACCGACTGGGAAGTGGAACTGGGCGTGATCATCGGCGAGGTGACCCGCGATGTTTCCATCGACGACGCCCTCGACTACGTCGCCGGCTACGCGGTCATCAACGATGTGTCCGAGCGCGAATTCCAGCTCGAACACGGCGGCCAGTGGGTCAAGGGCAAGAGCTGCGACACGTTCGGGCCGATCGGCCCCTGGCTGGTCACCAAGGACGAAGTTCCCAATCCGCAGAACCTCTCCCTGTGGCTGGAAGTGAACGGCCATCGTTACCAGAACGGCAACACGCGCACGATGGTGTTCGGCGTGGCGCACCTGGTGAGCTACATCAGCCGCTACATGACGCTGATGCCGGGCGACGTCATCAGCACGGGAACGCCCGCCGGCGTCGGCCTGGGGCTGCATCCGCCGACCTATCTCAAACCCGGCGACGTGATCGAACTGGGCATCGAAGGCCTTGGGCGACAGCGACAGGACGTGGTCGCCCATTCCGCGTCGCGCGCATGAGCGCCGTGCGCCGTTTCCCCTATTCCGTTCCCGGCACGGGAGGCCGGTCACGATGGTGAAGATTACCGCCCTCGAAACCTACGACGTGCGCTTTCCCACGTCGCTGGCGCATGACGGCTCGGACGCCATGAATCCGGATCCGGACTACTCCGCCGCCTACGTCGTGCTGAAGACCGACGCACCCGACGGCCTGGCCGGTTACGGACTCGTGTTCACCATCGGCCGAGGCAACGAGATCGAGACCGCCGCACTCGCCGCGCTGCGCCCTATGGTGGTCGGCCGCAGCGTCAGCGACATCGCCGGCAACCTTGGCGCATTCGCGCGGCAGCTCAACGGCGATTCGCAGCTGCGCTGGCTGGGCCCCGAAAAAGGCGTGATGCACATGGCGATCGGCGCCGTCATCAACGCCGCGTGGGACCTGGCCGCACGCATGGCGAGCAAGCCCGTGTGGCGCTTCATTGCCGACATGACGCCCGAGCAACTGGTCGAACAGGTCGACTTTCGCTACATCACCGACGCGCTCACGCCCGAGCAGGCGCTGGCGATGCTGCGCGACGCCGAGCCGCACAAGCAGGCGCGCATCGCGCAGCTGGAAGCCGAAGGCTA
The window above is part of the Dyella jiangningensis genome. Proteins encoded here:
- a CDS encoding amidohydrolase family protein, which encodes MIIDAHRHYWDPSRLQYGWLAHAPATLQRAFLPPDMAATHDACILVQAAPDERETLFLFDLARQTDDVLGVVGWVDMEADDATQRIAALVEQGQGLLRGIRPMVQDIPDIEWLARPSLDRAFDCLRDHGLVFDALVDNRHLRALSHRLTRHPGLITVVDHAAKPNIADREFAEWASAIARVAQVPDVACKLSGLLTLTGTGADAAAIEPFVAHVFESFGGRRVMWGSDWPVLTTHASYEQWKALAQQLVRRFAPRHEAAVFGATAVATYSLNDCTTASGRTA
- a CDS encoding alpha-L-fucosidase, producing the protein MIKPVTCGVLLAGWLACAAALAQSATAPTADTLSPAAQSLAWQQAAAKFAPQRKAILDRVTQAADQGPFRSDWTSLEKYRSPAWYDDAKFGIFIHWGVYSVPAFGSEWYSRNMYQQGTKEFAHHVATYGPQSTFGYKDFVPMFKAEHFDPKAWAQLFHEAGARYVVPVAEHHDGFAMYDSALSDWTAVKKGPKRDVIGELERAVRGQGMRFGVSSHRAEHDWFFDGGRRFDSDVNDPRNAELYGPAVAHLGTGDDQNLAEDWTYVSQAWLDDWLARTAELTDKYHPDLIYFDWWIGHPTFRNTLPTFLSYYYNEGAKRDGVVVNYKLGDFPEGAGTLDIERGQLRGIHASHWQTDTSISNDSWGYIEHDTYKSPTFIIHLLADVVSKNGNLMLNVGPRADGTIPQGAQDTLRSIGGWLKANGEAIYGSKPWRTFGEGPTEVAAGTFQDTKTKPYTAEDFRFTTRGGKLYAIELGWPDKGEATIHSITPADKVTRVDAVADGRSLSFTQDAGGLHLRLPSRPIGSDAYVYRISFSTPNSLKAAP
- a CDS encoding aldo/keto reductase, producing MPVQHKDHGQSGKPDAGHVRLASLAFGGAPAGNLYTGVDDAAALAAIGHAWGEGIRHFDTAPYYGYGLSETRIGDALQGIERSSYTLSTKVGRLIDTAHGRHDRADGFAVDGRRAYFDYTRDGILRSLESSIRRLRTERIDLLLLHDIGELTHGPRHPQVLAQALDEALPAMAELRDQGVVGGIGLGVNEEAVCLEVMRRFPLDAIMLAGRYTLFEQSHSKSVMAKAQADGVKVLVAGPYNSGLLGADAGPGDTYDYAPASPAIKARAQRFYDVCARTGASVGAAALQFPMAHPAVTNVVCGLRSTAEVDSAVERVRTSVPAATWTALVEAGLLDAEAPTP
- a CDS encoding glycosyl hydrolase family 18 protein codes for the protein MKRWISLALWLSLALASTSVFAKAPTALFYMMDSQKSINSLEAHIDKIDLLVPTWFGVDENGLVSGAPNMYVLNLAKAHHLPVMPIISAGGDRKKFHDLLGDETAKKAMINGMIEQAKLYGFTGFQFDFENIAWTDRDALTLLARQTAEALHKHGLKLSMAVVPNAPGYAGRGPFGKWMWEYWRGAYDLKALGQALDLVCLMTYDQHTRWTTPGPVAGMPWVMDNLQYALKVVPKEKLSLGIALYGYHWFAGDPVGEDGKEKSNISAQYIDADESFPLARQFNATMQWDPVEHESWFYFYRDQMREWVFLPDAHAFRDRYDVVKQYGLEGFCAWVLGAEDPKVWDELPNAVR
- a CDS encoding glucokinase, which encodes MQTDRATDLSEPIPISRLDGRDSMASSFLAADVGGTHARIGLVVPHAATGRPDLIAYRTYRCAEYGSLAGILGDFCRHHAVHPDALVLACAGFVDRGAVVNENLAWPITLEQLKADAGFASIDVLNDFEAFAHAVGHFGPRDAVSIVDGTADPKGAVVVVGPGTGLGAALWLPGRPVRVLHTEAGQMELAARPGIEQAIRAELGPVDGYVSYEHVLSGPGLRRLYRAVAAVRCAHASLADPSEITAAALAGTDAVAMETVDYFCRWLGAFCGDVAVAFNASGGVCLAGGFLARLASVLRAGPFAERFMDKGVMRSFLDSTPVFVVEHGQWGVLGAANWRMSQ
- a CDS encoding SDR family oxidoreductase, with translation MSGRLAGKHALVTAAGAGIGRATALAFAEAGAQVLATDISEDSLAALASSHQGIRTQLLDVTDASAIQSLAASVERVDVLFNCAGYVHAGTILDTDDASWRRSFAINVDSMFHLCRALLPGMLKQGSGSIINMSSVASSIKGVPNRFAYGTTKAAVIGLTRAIAADYVAAGIRCNAICPGTVKTPSLGERVRALGGDEEAAWRGFTSRQPMGRLGEPEEIAALALYLASDESSFTTGTIHVVDGGWSN
- a CDS encoding glycoside hydrolase family 2 protein; translation: MRAIAVLCLLLWWPMPGCAQARIDLDHDWRFRTDAADAGVRAGWADATPPDTRAIDVPHTWNIGRDDDYEGVAWYFKRFVIPASLLSSHIELHFGATFYRSRVWVNGVEVGGHEGGHTAYGFDVGPRLHAGENRIAVRLDNRPGMATIPGYAMRQAASGNVWYDWWHYGGIVRDVWLTAHDQALIRRQRIATRLGGGAADIDTQVFVENVDRNDGRYRVTARIIDPDGKTVAQAQADIDARAGQSASVALHANLPHPQLWNIGDGRLYQWVTELQAADGTVLDSRSDTFGVRDIAIRDRRLYVNGKPVRLSGLTRHEDSPWEGLAESVGTIRRDWLDIAALHTTLTRPVHYPQNDAVLDFADRHGILLVPEIPVWQFSEAQLKSPKLLALAQDMMREMIEQDGNHASIFAWSVCNESDASTPGGRAYVDAMASLIRRIDPGRYVTFADADISIRPWKDAPVMHDVDFIMANAYFGSWSGGGGDVEGWLDFMDRAYPDKMVIISEFGYPGVFSPDAASADKARSENLVQQMDAFQRRSFIGGVIFWTYQDYKSHRNLWPGQTEGYVDHGVVDENRQRRPSYFVYEARNRPLSVTTQWRVDKDGLRGFQATVSGYASTHLPSYPMQGYVAHWRAMDDRGHELAHGEKPLVDLAQPVRFEGAWQAAGKDAAVHLMVDVISPEGVRAGGVTSDYHPLNIGSAHFLPDGNKQP
- a CDS encoding fumarylacetoacetate hydrolase family protein, whose amino-acid sequence is MKLCRYGAPGAEKPGLIDSHGLIRDLSAVIDDISADVLGREGLRRLMALDASTLPLVEGSPRFGTPVAHVGKMLCVGMNYADHAAETHAPVPEQPVLFMKATTAIGGANDAIVIPRGSVKTDWEVELGVIIGEVTRDVSIDDALDYVAGYAVINDVSEREFQLEHGGQWVKGKSCDTFGPIGPWLVTKDEVPNPQNLSLWLEVNGHRYQNGNTRTMVFGVAHLVSYISRYMTLMPGDVISTGTPAGVGLGLHPPTYLKPGDVIELGIEGLGRQRQDVVAHSASRA